Part of the Cyanobacteriota bacterium genome is shown below.
TGAAACCCCATTTTCGAACGCTGCGACCTTTTCTTGTTTTCGTTCCTGACCTACGGTCTCTCACGGCAAAAAACTAAGGACGCATATTTTGAAACCCCATTTTCGAACGCTGCGACTTCTTCTTGTTTTCGTTCCTGACCTACGGTCTTTCACAAGCAAAGAACTAAGGACGCATATTTGAAACCCCATTTACGAACGCTGCGACTTCTTCTTGTTTTCGTTCCTGACCTACGGTCTCTCACGGCAAAAAACTAAGGACGCATATTTTGAAACCCCATTTTCGAACACTGCGACCTTTTCTTGTTTTCGTTCCTGACCTACGGTCTCTCACGGCAAAGAACTAAGGACGCATTAGTAAATCCCCTCACTAAACTAATAATCTAGCATATTTAAAGTCTTTTCTACTTCCTTTCGTATATATTTACAAAGAGCTAATTTATTACAATTTCTCTCCCAGTGGCTAGGACTTCATCAAAAAAGGACTTGGTAACCTCGTGATTCAATTTACTGGGATGCACACCTATCACTTCTAAATCAGTATGGACTTTATCAAAACCAACTAAACGATCTAAAACAAGACCACAAGCACCTTTGGGTTTACGCTCCGAAAGCTGTTTTGATATGATCAATAAATCAATATCACTATAGTCATGTGCTGTACCCTTTGCGTAAGATCCAAATAAAATAGCCTTATCTATCTTAATTTTAGTCTTGAGATTTGCCACATAGTCATCAACTATAGTATTTAATTCTGCGTCAGTAAGTCTCTTAACCATTTAAAAGTCACCTCCACATCTTTAACTAATTGCTGACAATATTCATTATCATATTCTTCTTCAAAGATTTCTATATCTTCAGGGTATCGAGAATCGATAAAAGCTTTATCTAAACTTTTAATCAATATCTCTACATGAGTTTCTGGTTTTAACTGACAAACATCAACTGCTAATTTTTTAAGCGCGTGTATCTTGGGTGGATTATTTCCCCTCTCATCAGCAATTCCCTTTAATATCTTTTCTACCGCAGCATGTAAATGAAAAATTGTATTTAACGAATCATTAGCTTTCAAGAGAGATTTAGCTGCCCTTAAATCTCGCTCTGCAATTTTCAGATGCTTTTTTCATCTACTACTATTCTAGTAAATTCAAATCCGCTAAAGAACTCAGCTTCAAGACACCTGTATCAGCATATACCTGCAATTTAGCTTTGGAATCAGCAATATCTGGATTGCGCATATTAAGCGAGCCAATTCTGTCATCTTGCGAAAACTCACCTTCCCCCTTTTCCATAGTGAGACGCTCTGGGCGATAAGTGAAATTATCACCCTTGGTATCCAAAATAGAATAATCATCACCGCGACGCAATTCAAGAACAACTTCACCAGTGATAGCTTTAGCTACCCATCGCTGTAGTGCTTCACGCAACATCAGAGCTTGTGGATCAAACCATCTACCTTCATATAGAAGTCTACCTAGCTTGCGACCAAGGTTGCGATAATTATCAATCGTCTCTTCATTATGAACTGCAGAAATTAATCTCTCATAAGCAATAAAAAATAACGCAAGTCCAGGTGCTTCATAAATCCCGCGACTCTTAGCTTCAATAATCCTGTTTTCAATTTGATCAGACATCCCAAGTCCATGACGACCACCAATACGATTGGCTTCAAGTACAAGCTCAACTTGATCCTGAAATTCTTTTCCATTAATTGCAACCGGTAGACCTTGCTCAAAACGAATACGAACTTGCTCTGTTTCAATCTTGACAGCTGGGTCCCAGAACCTCGTGCCCATGATCGGTTTAACGATGGTCATGCCTGAAGAAAGTTCTTCAAGATCTTTTGCTTCATGACTTGCACCCCAAATATTAGAGTCAGTAGAGTATGCTTTTTCTGTTGACATTTTGTATTCAAAACCATGCTTGTTAAGCCACTCACTCATTTCTTTGCGACCACCAAGCTCATTAATAAAATCAGCATCCAACCAAGGCTTGTAGATTCTCAAATCACTACTGACCATTCGTCCATAACGATAGAATCTCTCGATGTCATTTCCCTTGTATGTAGAACCGTCTCCCCAAATATCAACTCCGTCTTTGAGCATCTCTGTTACAAGTATTGTTCCAGTAACAGCTCTACCAATAGGCGTAGTGTTGAAATAAAACTTACCGGCTGTTGAAATATGAAAAGCCCCACATGACAATGCGCCAAGACCTTCTCTAACTAAAGCCGCTCTACAATCAATCAAGCGAGCCTTGTGGGCTCCATAGTCAAGAGCTTTTGCAGGGATAGTATCATAGTCTGTTTCATCAGGTTGACCAAGATTGGCAGTATAGGCATAAGGCACTGCACCCTTGGCTTTCATCCAAGCGATAGCAGCAGAAGTATCTAAGCCTCCA
Proteins encoded:
- a CDS encoding nucleotidyltransferase domain-containing protein is translated as MVKRLTDAELNTIVDDYVANLKTKIKIDKAILFGSYAKGTAHDYSDIDLLIISKQLSERKPKGACGLVLDRLVGFDKVHTDLEVIGVHPSKLNHEVTKSFFDEVLATGREIVIN
- a CDS encoding HEPN domain-containing protein, which produces MKANDSLNTIFHLHAAVEKILKGIADERGNNPPKIHALKKLAVDVCQLKPETHVEILIKSLDKAFIDSRYPEDIEIFEEEYDNEYCQQLVKDVEVTFKWLRDLLTQN
- the argG gene encoding argininosuccinate synthase, with protein sequence MASILKSLPKGEKIGIAFSGGLDTSAAIAWMKAKGAVPYAYTANLGQPDETDYDTIPAKALDYGAHKARLIDCRAALVREGLGALSCGAFHISTAGKFYFNTTPIGRAVTGTILVTEMLKDGVDIWGDGSTYKGNDIERFYRYGRMVSSDLRIYKPWLDADFINELGGRKEMSEWLNKHGFEYKMSTEKAYSTDSNIWGASHEAKDLEELSSGMTIVKPIMGTRFWDPAVKIETEQVRIRFEQGLPVAINGKEFQDQVELVLEANRIGGRHGLGMSDQIENRIIEAKSRGIYEAPGLALFFIAYERLISAVHNEETIDNYRNLGRKLGRLLYEGRWFDPQALMLREALQRWVAKAITGEVVLELRRGDDYSILDTKGDNFTYRPERLTMEKGEGEFSQDDRIGSLNMRNPDIADSKAKLQVYADTGVLKLSSLADLNLLE